In one window of Photobacterium leiognathi DNA:
- the ypfJ gene encoding KPN_02809 family neutral zinc metallopeptidase, producing MRWKNSRQSTNIEDRRGEGPAQAGMPIGGLLRFIPFLMRSKIGRIILVVGSLFLAYQHFTGGNMMGLQQSHTSSSTAPRNDENKQFVAAVLGSTENVWNKLLDGKYQPPKLVLYNNVTQTGCGTGSAQSGPFYCPADKKVYLDLSFMNELKQLGAPGDFAFAYVIAHEVGHHVQNLLGTSTKVHQMQQRSSKVETNRLSVKLELQADCYAGVWGHYVNQQGMLEAGDIDEGIKAASAVGDDRLQQMAGQAVQPDAFTHGSSAQRIEWFKKGFETGDPRQCNTFSAI from the coding sequence ATGCGCTGGAAAAACTCCCGCCAAAGTACCAATATTGAAGATCGCCGAGGAGAAGGCCCAGCACAAGCTGGTATGCCAATAGGCGGTTTACTCCGTTTTATCCCATTCTTAATGCGAAGCAAGATTGGCAGAATTATTCTTGTTGTCGGTAGCTTATTTTTAGCTTATCAACATTTTACTGGCGGCAACATGATGGGACTTCAACAATCACATACCTCATCATCAACTGCGCCGCGCAATGACGAAAATAAACAATTTGTTGCAGCTGTACTGGGTAGTACTGAAAACGTATGGAATAAGTTATTAGACGGTAAATATCAGCCGCCTAAACTGGTTCTCTACAACAATGTTACGCAAACAGGTTGTGGTACAGGCTCTGCGCAATCAGGTCCATTCTACTGCCCTGCAGATAAGAAAGTATATTTAGACTTAAGCTTTATGAACGAGCTTAAACAACTCGGTGCGCCAGGTGATTTTGCCTTTGCTTATGTCATTGCACACGAAGTGGGTCACCATGTACAAAACCTACTTGGTACCAGTACCAAAGTTCACCAAATGCAGCAACGTAGTAGCAAAGTTGAAACAAACCGTTTAAGCGTAAAACTGGAACTACAAGCTGACTGTTACGCTGGTGTATGGGGTCACTACGTGAACCAACAAGGCATGCTAGAAGCTGGCGATATTGATGAAGGTATCAAAGCAGCAAGCGCTGTTGGTGATGATCGTCTACAACAAATGGCAGGCCAAGCGGTACAACCGGATGCCTTTACCCATGGTTCATCAGCACAACGTATTGAATGGTTTAAGAAAGGTTTTGAAACTGGCGATCCTCGTCAATGTAATACCTTTAGCGCCATATAA
- a CDS encoding YcgN family cysteine cluster protein yields MTHFWQEKDLTTMTDQEWESLCDGCGKCCLHKLIDDDTDEIYYTNVACSLLDNKTCSCKDYANRFESGEECLKLTRERIDEFVWLPESCAYRLLAEGKPLPEWHPLLTGSKEAMHKAGESVRDQVVYEIDVIDWEEHILNHPLRS; encoded by the coding sequence ATGACGCATTTTTGGCAAGAAAAAGACTTAACAACAATGACAGATCAAGAGTGGGAATCACTTTGTGATGGTTGTGGTAAGTGCTGTCTGCATAAGCTTATTGACGATGATACAGATGAGATCTATTACACCAATGTCGCATGTAGCCTACTGGACAATAAAACCTGTTCTTGTAAAGACTATGCGAATCGCTTTGAATCTGGCGAAGAGTGTTTAAAACTAACACGTGAACGTATTGACGAGTTTGTATGGTTACCAGAATCTTGTGCTTATCGTTTATTAGCAGAAGGTAAGCCACTTCCAGAGTGGCATCCGTTATTAACGGGTTCGAAAGAGGCAATGCACAAAGCAGGTGAATCTGTACGTGATCAAGTGGTGTATGAGATTGATGTAATAGATTGGGAGGAGCATATCCTCAATCATCCTCTACGTAGTTGA
- a CDS encoding YkgJ family cysteine cluster protein, protein MECRLGCGACCIAPSISSSIPGMPKGKPAGVRCVQLNEQNLCKLFGKPERPAVCHHFKACPDICGKTNEQALANITELEQLT, encoded by the coding sequence ATGGAATGTCGTCTTGGCTGTGGTGCCTGTTGTATAGCCCCAAGTATCTCATCAAGCATACCTGGAATGCCTAAAGGCAAGCCTGCGGGTGTTCGTTGCGTTCAACTTAATGAACAAAATTTATGTAAGTTATTCGGCAAGCCAGAACGTCCTGCCGTATGTCATCACTTTAAAGCTTGCCCTGATATTTGTGGTAAAACCAATGAGCAAGCTTTAGCGAACATTACTGAACTAGAGCAACTAACATAA
- a CDS encoding TIGR02647 family protein: MPYTPDIVEEMNLLVKFPMHSNMEGIKVHSDANPALVSAAQRLYAKGLVTQVDGGYLTHSGHQVAENAKIALRILTGKTTE; this comes from the coding sequence ATGCCATACACTCCAGATATCGTTGAAGAAATGAATCTTTTAGTGAAATTCCCAATGCACAGCAATATGGAAGGGATCAAAGTACATAGTGATGCAAACCCTGCATTAGTTTCTGCAGCACAGCGTTTGTACGCGAAAGGGTTAGTAACACAGGTTGATGGTGGTTATCTTACTCACTCTGGCCATCAAGTGGCAGAAAACGCCAAAATAGCATTACGTATTCTGACAGGAAAAACGACAGAATAA
- a CDS encoding Tim44 domain-containing protein: MKRFFTVFALVFVVALSTPHAEAKKFGGGKSFGKSFKTAPVKQKQPQQTDTIRKQNSPAASSSKKGLMGGLLGGLLAGGLLAAFFGGAFDGIQFMDILIIGVIAFVLFKLFKAMRANKGTPMGHRESYAGNSPQQPQQPQQQYRQAAGAQSQPQNGGFESTDSDVPFNLPPNFNMNAFLSGSRDHYRIIQGAWNHNELEKIREYVSPALFADLEAERAKLSGEQHTEVMYVDAELVRADYDANTAQLSIKFSGRYKDSVEGVEEDITDVWHLERDLKTPNAPWLIVGIQA, encoded by the coding sequence ATGAAACGCTTTTTTACCGTATTTGCTTTGGTGTTTGTGGTGGCATTGTCTACTCCGCATGCCGAGGCAAAGAAATTTGGTGGTGGTAAGTCGTTTGGTAAAAGCTTCAAAACGGCGCCAGTGAAACAAAAACAGCCACAACAAACCGATACTATACGTAAGCAAAACTCACCAGCTGCGTCATCAAGCAAAAAAGGCTTAATGGGCGGATTGTTAGGTGGTTTACTTGCTGGTGGTTTACTTGCTGCTTTCTTTGGCGGTGCATTTGATGGCATCCAGTTTATGGATATTCTGATCATCGGTGTTATTGCTTTTGTATTGTTCAAGCTATTTAAAGCAATGCGTGCGAATAAAGGCACACCAATGGGGCATCGTGAGTCTTATGCGGGTAATTCTCCGCAGCAGCCACAGCAACCTCAACAACAATACCGTCAAGCTGCAGGTGCGCAATCTCAGCCTCAGAACGGTGGTTTTGAGTCAACTGATAGCGATGTACCATTTAACCTACCGCCTAACTTTAATATGAATGCATTTCTAAGTGGTTCTCGTGATCACTACCGCATCATTCAAGGCGCATGGAACCATAACGAATTAGAGAAAATCAGAGAGTACGTATCACCAGCGTTATTTGCTGATCTAGAAGCAGAACGTGCGAAATTAAGCGGTGAGCAACATACAGAAGTCATGTACGTTGATGCAGAGCTTGTACGTGCTGATTACGATGCGAACACAGCACAACTAAGTATCAAGTTCTCTGGTCGTTATAAAGATAGCGTAGAAGGCGTTGAAGAAGACATTACAGATGTATGGCATTTAGAGCGTGACTTGAAAACGCCAAATGCGCCATGGCTGATTGTTGGTATTCAAGCTTAA
- a CDS encoding NINE protein, with protein sequence MQENNTHSKFIGYLLWIFGFTGAHRFYYGKPVTGTIWFLTLGVFGIGWLIDLFLIPSMNRESDLRFAAGDIDYNIAWLLLTFLGVFGVHRMYMGKWITGILYLCTFGFFLIGILIDFWTLNDQVSLENTKNKAA encoded by the coding sequence ATGCAAGAGAATAACACTCACAGTAAGTTCATCGGCTATTTGCTTTGGATCTTCGGTTTTACGGGTGCTCACCGCTTCTATTACGGCAAGCCAGTGACAGGAACCATTTGGTTTTTGACGCTAGGTGTTTTTGGTATTGGTTGGTTGATTGACTTGTTTTTAATCCCATCAATGAACCGTGAGTCTGACTTACGTTTCGCTGCGGGTGATATCGACTATAACATCGCGTGGTTACTACTGACCTTCCTTGGTGTATTCGGCGTTCACCGCATGTATATGGGAAAATGGATCACAGGTATTCTTTATCTCTGTACGTTCGGCTTTTTCTTAATCGGTATACTGATCGATTTTTGGACGTTAAATGATCAAGTTTCGCTTGAAAACACCAAGAACAAAGCCGCATAA
- a CDS encoding TetR/AcrR family transcriptional regulator → MARRNDHTREELVNMTLEQVKNFLNEHPHHELSLRKVAAMIGYVPSTLVNVFGNYNLLLLHAVAQTLDELSQEAQACLADAQSPEQALRNLAYCYLDFAIAHPYRWQLIFQHTMNGEDLPEWQSDRINNMTGMLEALIGQVSSNMNEDEVLETSRVIWAGVHGITLLTVDDKLFTSTPVDGKALIDNLLDTYLNKWKQ, encoded by the coding sequence ATGGCAAGAAGAAATGACCATACTCGTGAAGAGTTGGTGAATATGACACTGGAGCAAGTAAAAAACTTTCTCAATGAGCACCCTCATCACGAATTAAGTTTACGTAAAGTCGCAGCAATGATCGGCTACGTACCAAGTACATTAGTCAATGTCTTTGGTAATTACAATTTATTGTTGCTACACGCTGTTGCTCAAACCCTAGATGAATTATCTCAAGAAGCACAAGCTTGTTTAGCGGACGCCCAAAGCCCAGAACAAGCACTACGAAACCTTGCTTATTGCTACCTTGATTTTGCTATTGCTCACCCCTACCGCTGGCAATTGATTTTCCAACACACCATGAACGGTGAAGATTTACCTGAATGGCAATCTGATCGTATTAATAATATGACAGGTATGTTGGAAGCGTTGATCGGTCAGGTAAGTAGTAACATGAATGAAGATGAAGTACTGGAAACAAGCCGTGTAATTTGGGCTGGCGTTCACGGTATTACATTACTTACTGTGGATGATAAGTTATTCACCTCAACACCAGTGGATGGCAAAGCACTTATCGATAATCTTCTAGATACTTATCTCAATAAGTGGAAACAGTAA
- a CDS encoding MFS transporter encodes MTTKPQSSLLTKRRFLPYFLTQALGAFNDNVYKNILLILIAYASIDSLPMSANLLINIAAGLFILPFFLFSASAGVLADQYDKATIMRIVKFAEVIIMGLAAVAFLYQSYTLLLFLLFLMGTQSAFFGPAKYALLPQHLKPEELISGNALVETGTFLAILLGTLLAGFIADSPNAHAIAAVSVIIFAILGYLTSLAIPSAPPTVKKTKFKWQPIKQTRSTMAIARQDKTIFQCILGISWFWFLGACYLTQFPNYAKISLGGNAASVSFLLMLFSIGIAIGSMCCDKLSQHRIDPGIVPIGSLGITLFGAGLYFMTPDHVVATSSLSAFVSAPSLWPIFISLLLLGIAGGIFIVPLYALMQQRAEENVRAQIIAANNIWNAVFMVASAVSAIVFLSILKLSIPQFFLILAAINALVVVYIYFQAPDFFWRFVVWLVTHTMYRVKKQNLTNIPEQGGVLIVSNHVSYMDALLLAGACPRPIRFLMDRSIYNLPLVNTFCKACKAIPVEASDRSSVRTAFSQVATYLDNGDIVCVFPEGQLTFDGEIAPFMRGIDLIIKRSDVTVVPVALQGLWGSYFSREGGAALLKWPKRFWSKVTINVGESMSSKEANSQLLYEYVSRLRGEHR; translated from the coding sequence ATGACCACAAAGCCCCAATCGAGCCTTCTTACCAAACGGCGATTTCTTCCGTATTTCTTAACTCAGGCGCTTGGGGCATTTAATGATAATGTTTACAAAAACATATTATTAATTCTGATTGCCTATGCATCGATAGATAGCCTGCCAATGAGTGCTAATTTGCTGATCAATATTGCAGCAGGCTTATTTATTCTCCCTTTCTTTTTATTCTCAGCTTCTGCTGGCGTCCTTGCCGATCAATACGATAAAGCAACGATTATGCGTATCGTTAAGTTTGCGGAAGTGATCATTATGGGATTAGCGGCTGTCGCTTTTCTTTATCAAAGCTATACACTGCTACTATTTCTACTGTTTTTAATGGGAACACAATCGGCTTTCTTTGGCCCAGCCAAATATGCATTGCTCCCTCAACATTTAAAACCGGAAGAATTAATCTCGGGTAATGCATTAGTCGAAACAGGTACTTTCTTAGCGATATTGCTCGGTACGCTATTAGCAGGCTTTATTGCTGACAGCCCCAATGCACACGCTATTGCTGCTGTTTCTGTGATTATTTTTGCAATATTGGGTTATTTAACCTCATTAGCGATCCCAAGTGCGCCACCTACGGTCAAGAAAACTAAATTTAAGTGGCAACCCATCAAGCAAACACGCTCTACCATGGCGATTGCGCGTCAAGATAAAACTATCTTCCAATGTATTCTTGGCATTAGCTGGTTCTGGTTTTTGGGCGCCTGTTACTTAACGCAGTTTCCTAACTACGCAAAAATCAGTTTAGGGGGTAATGCCGCTTCAGTGTCTTTCTTACTGATGCTGTTTTCGATTGGCATTGCGATTGGGTCCATGTGCTGTGATAAGTTATCACAACATCGTATCGACCCAGGTATTGTTCCTATTGGTAGTTTAGGTATTACGTTATTTGGCGCTGGCTTATATTTCATGACACCAGACCACGTTGTTGCCACCTCAAGCCTGAGCGCGTTTGTTTCTGCACCAAGCCTATGGCCTATCTTTATTTCTCTACTGCTATTGGGTATCGCTGGCGGTATCTTTATCGTGCCACTTTATGCACTAATGCAGCAACGTGCTGAAGAAAATGTACGTGCGCAGATCATTGCAGCAAACAATATTTGGAATGCGGTATTCATGGTAGCCAGTGCCGTATCTGCCATTGTCTTTCTCTCGATACTAAAACTGTCTATCCCTCAGTTTTTCCTTATCTTGGCAGCCATTAATGCATTAGTTGTCGTTTACATTTACTTTCAAGCCCCTGATTTTTTCTGGCGCTTCGTCGTATGGCTTGTCACACACACTATGTACCGAGTGAAAAAACAAAACCTTACCAATATTCCAGAGCAAGGTGGGGTGTTAATTGTCAGTAACCATGTGAGTTATATGGATGCCCTACTGCTGGCTGGGGCTTGTCCCCGCCCTATCCGCTTTTTGATGGATCGCAGCATTTATAATCTTCCTTTGGTGAATACGTTCTGTAAAGCATGTAAAGCTATCCCCGTTGAGGCAAGCGATCGTAGCTCAGTACGTACTGCTTTTTCACAGGTTGCCACCTATTTAGATAATGGTGATATTGTTTGTGTATTCCCTGAAGGGCAACTCACTTTTGATGGTGAAATCGCGCCTTTCATGCGGGGGATAGATTTGATCATCAAACGCTCAGATGTCACGGTTGTGCCTGTGGCATTACAAGGCTTATGGGGAAGTTACTTTAGCCGAGAAGGTGGCGCTGCATTATTAAAATGGCCTAAGCGATTTTGGTCCAAAGTAACGATTAATGTCGGTGAGTCGATGAGCTCTAAAGAAGCTAATAGCCAGCTTTTGTATGAATATGTCAGCCGCTTACGTGGTGAACATCGATAG
- the menE gene encoding o-succinylbenzoate--CoA ligase, which yields MAEIKHDFLTWPWQRWAAERPSDVAISLGEQTKGAQTYTWAEVSTQVDEFAQGLVEQGVKRDHLVAVIADNTIDVVWLILAIIRIGARYVGLNPKLSFAEIQQQLAMLDNHYLWSDRDIATEQLTGQVITLRQPEVSRMVPVTWQKHRPVTLTLTSGSTGSPKAVVHSPESHLASASGLLSKMTFNAEDSWLLSLPLFHISGLAILWRWLYRGACLVIVEKALQQQALSWVTHASLVPTQLQRLLDQVPTQQPIALKQVLLGGAHIPVSLTDKARSAGIDCWCGYGMTEMASTISVKQADESQGVGNVLPNRELFLREGEILVRGKSLCLGYYRNHTIFSIFDNHEHDGEWFATKDMGEWRDDELFIHGRADNMFISGGENVQPEDIEAVLLQLPGVEQAFVLPVDDYDFGQRSVAIVQTSCPFDAMFVDHVMTYMAETVAPYKRPVRYLALPDADIYRGIKVSRTKLAEWLAKQ from the coding sequence ATGGCAGAAATAAAGCATGATTTCCTGACATGGCCTTGGCAGCGTTGGGCTGCGGAGCGTCCGTCAGATGTCGCGATCTCTCTTGGTGAGCAAACCAAGGGAGCACAAACCTATACTTGGGCAGAAGTCTCTACACAGGTAGATGAGTTCGCACAAGGATTAGTAGAGCAAGGTGTTAAGCGAGATCACTTGGTTGCGGTTATTGCCGATAACACGATTGACGTTGTGTGGCTGATCCTTGCAATCATTCGTATTGGCGCTCGCTATGTCGGTTTAAATCCGAAACTGTCTTTTGCTGAAATTCAGCAGCAGTTAGCCATGTTAGACAATCACTATCTTTGGTCAGATCGTGATATAGCTACCGAGCAACTAACAGGGCAAGTGATCACGTTACGCCAGCCAGAAGTCTCTCGTATGGTGCCAGTGACATGGCAAAAGCATCGTCCAGTGACATTAACGCTAACGTCGGGTTCTACGGGATCACCGAAAGCAGTTGTGCATAGCCCTGAATCTCACTTAGCGAGTGCATCTGGTTTATTAAGCAAGATGACATTTAATGCAGAAGACAGTTGGTTATTGTCTTTGCCTTTATTTCATATCTCTGGACTCGCGATTTTGTGGCGTTGGCTTTACCGTGGTGCTTGTTTAGTGATTGTAGAGAAAGCTCTACAGCAACAAGCCCTTAGCTGGGTAACCCATGCATCACTTGTTCCGACACAGCTACAACGCTTATTAGATCAAGTGCCCACTCAGCAGCCAATAGCCTTAAAGCAAGTGTTATTAGGTGGCGCTCATATTCCGGTAAGTTTAACGGATAAAGCTCGTAGCGCTGGCATTGATTGTTGGTGTGGCTATGGTATGACTGAAATGGCTTCGACTATTTCGGTTAAGCAGGCTGACGAGAGCCAAGGTGTTGGTAACGTATTACCTAACCGTGAACTGTTCTTGCGTGAAGGTGAGATATTAGTGCGCGGTAAGAGCTTATGTTTAGGTTATTACCGTAACCATACTATTTTCTCTATTTTTGATAACCATGAGCATGATGGTGAGTGGTTCGCAACTAAAGACATGGGTGAATGGCGTGATGATGAATTATTTATTCATGGTCGTGCGGATAACATGTTTATTTCTGGCGGTGAAAATGTGCAGCCAGAAGATATTGAAGCTGTGTTACTTCAATTACCAGGTGTAGAGCAAGCTTTTGTTTTACCTGTTGATGATTACGACTTTGGTCAACGTTCAGTGGCAATTGTTCAAACATCTTGCCCATTTGATGCAATGTTTGTTGATCATGTAATGACATACATGGCAGAGACGGTTGCACCGTATAAACGCCCTGTTCGCTATTTGGCTTTGCCTGATGCTGATATTTATCGTGGTATTAAGGTATCACGAACGAAATTGGCGGAGTGGTTAGCCAAGCAGTAA
- the menC gene encoding o-succinylbenzoate synthase: MRSVKLYQYQLPMDSGVILRDQRLVTRQGLIVELKQGERVGLGEIAPLPEFSHETFEQAQAQAEQLLALWQQEQALDLETAFPSVAFGISCALAELDGELPQAANYAVAPLCSGDPDDLIVRLNQTNGDKVAKIKVGMYEAVRDGIVANMFIEAIPDIQLRLDANRKWTPIKAQQFAKYVKPEHRQGIAFLEEPCTTPEDSLNFAEQTGINIAWDETVREPRFEVKAQPGVVAIIIKPTLIGSLTHCIELVKQAHAAGLTAVISSSLESSFGLNQLARLAQWQTPNVIPGLDTMQLFKAQLITPWPETELPMTSLTELEVVWQK; this comes from the coding sequence ATGCGCAGTGTTAAGTTATACCAATATCAATTACCAATGGATTCTGGCGTTATCTTACGTGATCAACGTTTGGTGACACGCCAAGGCTTGATTGTTGAGCTTAAACAAGGTGAGCGTGTTGGCTTAGGGGAAATTGCACCACTGCCAGAATTTAGCCATGAAACATTTGAGCAAGCCCAAGCGCAAGCCGAGCAACTATTGGCGTTATGGCAACAAGAGCAAGCTTTAGATTTAGAGACGGCTTTCCCATCCGTAGCCTTTGGTATTAGCTGCGCGTTAGCAGAACTTGATGGTGAATTACCACAAGCGGCTAATTATGCTGTAGCGCCATTATGCTCTGGTGATCCTGATGATTTGATTGTGCGTTTAAATCAAACCAATGGCGATAAAGTTGCTAAAATTAAGGTCGGCATGTACGAGGCGGTACGCGACGGTATTGTGGCAAATATGTTTATTGAAGCAATTCCTGATATTCAATTGCGTTTAGATGCTAATCGTAAATGGACACCGATTAAAGCGCAGCAATTTGCCAAGTATGTGAAACCTGAACATCGTCAAGGTATCGCATTTTTAGAAGAGCCATGTACAACCCCTGAAGATAGCCTCAATTTTGCCGAGCAAACGGGGATCAATATTGCTTGGGATGAAACAGTACGTGAGCCCAGATTTGAAGTTAAAGCGCAGCCTGGTGTTGTCGCTATCATTATTAAACCTACGTTAATCGGTAGTTTGACCCACTGTATTGAGCTTGTTAAACAGGCGCATGCAGCAGGATTAACCGCCGTGATCAGTTCAAGCCTAGAATCAAGCTTCGGCTTAAACCAGCTAGCACGCTTAGCACAATGGCAAACACCCAATGTGATCCCTGGTTTAGATACTATGCAGCTTTTTAAAGCGCAGCTTATTACCCCTTGGCCTGAAACTGAACTTCCAATGACATCTTTAACAGAACTAGAAGTGGTATGGCAGAAATAA
- the menH gene encoding 2-succinyl-6-hydroxy-2,4-cyclohexadiene-1-carboxylate synthase has protein sequence MRLYSETFGHQLDNTQPVIVFLHGLLGSGRDWRNITSALAHRYTCITLDLPGHGLSASVNLPQASSEIGFEQSYQAILDTLAYRDIKQFILVGYSLGARLAMYLASQLTNHKPDDSAFSKPELKGLFLEGGHFGLPVTEREARFANDKAWAERFSSEPLPVVLNDWYQQAVFSSLDHDQRQSLVLKRSDNLGTGVANMLLATSLSKQPLLLTSLQTLTLPVRYVCGEHDTKFRQIAAQSELSVEVIPDAGHNIHVEQPQAFISALSAFIQKC, from the coding sequence GTGCGTCTTTACTCTGAAACCTTTGGTCACCAATTAGATAACACTCAGCCTGTGATCGTTTTCCTTCATGGGCTGTTGGGATCTGGGCGTGATTGGCGCAATATTACCTCGGCATTAGCTCACCGTTATACCTGTATTACACTCGATCTGCCGGGGCATGGATTAAGTGCGTCGGTGAACCTGCCGCAAGCCTCTTCTGAGATTGGTTTTGAGCAAAGCTATCAAGCAATTTTAGATACACTTGCTTATCGAGATATTAAGCAATTTATCTTAGTCGGCTATTCATTAGGTGCGCGATTAGCAATGTATCTTGCATCGCAATTAACCAATCATAAGCCTGATGATAGTGCGTTTTCAAAGCCAGAACTAAAAGGGCTATTTTTGGAAGGTGGGCATTTTGGTTTACCTGTTACTGAACGTGAAGCACGCTTTGCGAATGATAAAGCATGGGCAGAACGATTTTCTAGCGAGCCTCTTCCAGTTGTGCTTAATGATTGGTATCAACAAGCAGTATTTTCATCACTGGATCATGACCAAAGACAAAGCTTAGTGCTAAAACGAAGTGATAACCTTGGAACAGGTGTCGCCAATATGTTGTTAGCAACCTCATTGTCTAAGCAACCACTATTACTTACATCATTACAAACTTTAACATTACCTGTTCGTTATGTTTGTGGTGAACATGATACAAAGTTTCGTCAGATCGCCGCGCAATCAGAGCTAAGCGTTGAAGTGATCCCCGATGCTGGACACAATATTCATGTTGAACAGCCGCAGGCTTTTATCTCCGCTTTATCTGCTTTTATCCAAAAGTGCTAA
- the menD gene encoding 2-succinyl-5-enolpyruvyl-6-hydroxy-3-cyclohexene-1-carboxylic-acid synthase produces MQLNLSDSTAYRAALNSCWAELMLEELVRQGVEHVCIAPGSRSTPLTLAAAKQPKLTIHTHFDERGLGFLALGLAKASQSPVAVIVTSGTAVANLLPAVAESGLTKEKLVLLTSDRPAELLECGANQAIRQHGIFSHHVTAFYDLPTPTLDITPNWLLGVVDEMMHQQALRGGAVHFNCHYPEPLYGDAVDFSAYLTPIKQWQQTDKPYCQHQQAVCTDVIINTVDWQRLCAKKGVIVAGKLLPTELAQVETLATQLGWPLLVDPQAGGSSELAGFDGWLQNESCSALLSQAEVLLQFGARIVSKRLLQFIGAHPWQGYWLIDPQQGRLDPHNHSGLRIQANVGQWSRAALSLGSASEQNGWASALLPAAKSYRGIVAPHCDSLSEVSLAASLAHWLLPNTELFLGNSMIVRLIDMFGQLPTTAVFTNRGASGIDGLIATAAGVQRARQTPIVMLLGDTSFLYDLNSLVLLKQTAQPMVVIVTNNDGGGIFDMLPVPEQQKDDFYRMPHGITFAHAAAMFELGYVCPATLADAKEAVMKAQQVHQTTLIEIQTPAGEAGNMLKTIFAEVKRASLL; encoded by the coding sequence ATGCAATTAAATTTATCGGATAGTACCGCTTACCGTGCCGCGTTAAATAGTTGTTGGGCTGAACTCATGTTAGAAGAGTTGGTCCGTCAAGGTGTTGAGCATGTTTGTATTGCGCCGGGCTCTCGTTCTACACCGTTAACATTAGCGGCAGCAAAGCAACCTAAGTTGACGATTCATACTCACTTTGATGAGCGTGGTTTAGGCTTTCTAGCATTAGGTTTAGCAAAAGCATCACAATCTCCTGTCGCTGTGATCGTGACATCAGGTACTGCGGTCGCAAACCTACTACCCGCGGTGGCTGAATCTGGTCTGACGAAAGAAAAGTTAGTCTTACTTACCTCTGATAGACCAGCAGAGCTATTAGAGTGTGGTGCTAACCAAGCGATTAGGCAGCATGGTATCTTTTCTCATCATGTAACTGCATTTTATGATCTTCCGACTCCAACCCTTGATATCACACCAAATTGGTTATTAGGTGTGGTGGATGAAATGATGCATCAACAAGCATTACGTGGTGGTGCGGTGCATTTTAACTGTCATTATCCTGAGCCTTTATATGGTGATGCTGTTGATTTTTCAGCTTACCTAACACCAATAAAACAGTGGCAACAGACAGATAAGCCTTACTGCCAACATCAACAAGCAGTATGCACTGATGTAATTATCAATACTGTTGATTGGCAGCGTTTATGTGCGAAAAAAGGCGTTATTGTTGCAGGCAAACTACTACCAACAGAGCTTGCACAAGTTGAAACATTAGCTACTCAATTAGGTTGGCCGCTACTGGTTGATCCTCAGGCTGGTGGTTCAAGTGAGTTGGCAGGCTTTGATGGTTGGCTTCAAAATGAGTCATGCTCAGCGTTGTTATCCCAAGCTGAAGTGTTATTACAGTTTGGCGCACGCATTGTCTCTAAGCGTTTGTTGCAGTTTATTGGTGCGCACCCTTGGCAAGGTTATTGGCTTATAGATCCGCAACAAGGGCGTTTAGATCCACATAATCATTCTGGTCTACGTATTCAAGCCAATGTTGGTCAGTGGAGTCGTGCTGCGTTATCGCTGGGTTCTGCGAGTGAGCAGAATGGTTGGGCATCAGCACTGCTTCCTGCTGCAAAAAGCTATCGTGGTATTGTCGCTCCGCACTGTGATTCTTTATCTGAAGTATCCTTAGCTGCATCATTAGCGCACTGGTTGTTACCTAATACTGAACTTTTTCTTGGTAACAGCATGATCGTGCGTCTTATTGATATGTTTGGGCAATTACCAACGACAGCGGTGTTTACAAACCGTGGTGCATCAGGCATTGACGGCTTAATTGCCACAGCTGCCGGGGTACAACGTGCTCGTCAAACACCAATAGTGATGCTACTTGGTGATACATCGTTTTTATACGATCTCAATTCGTTAGTATTATTAAAGCAAACAGCACAGCCAATGGTTGTGATTGTAACGAATAATGATGGTGGCGGTATTTTTGATATGTTGCCTGTACCTGAGCAGCAAAAAGATGATTTCTATCGTATGCCTCATGGCATCACGTTTGCTCATGCCGCAGCAATGTTTGAGTTAGGCTATGTTTGTCCTGCAACTTTAGCTGATGCTAAAGAAGCGGTAATGAAAGCGCAGCAGGTACATCAAACGACGTTAATTGAAATTCAAACGCCAGCAGGTGAAGCAGGAAATATGCTAAAAACCATCTTTGCTGAGGTTAAACGTGCGTCTTTACTCTGA